ACCCCGGGCAGGGCCGCGCACAGCGCGCGTATCTCGTCGGTGACGCGGAGCTGCTCGCCGGAGGAGAGCAGCGCCCGCAGGGAGCGCGGGGCGAGCCCGAGGGCGTCGGCGGTCTCGGCCAGCTGCTGGAGCGCGACGTACGGGAGGCAGATGCGCTCCACGCCCTCCCGGTCGAGCAGGCGCAGCAGGGCCGGCATGTCGCGGCGCTCGTCCTCGGAGAGCAGGAGCAGGGTGCCGCCGCCCGCGAGGGTGGAGAAGATCTCCTGGAAGGAGACGTCGAAGCTCATGGGCGCGTACTGGGCGGTCACGCCGCCGACGACCCCGCTGGGGATGCCGTTCTGCCAGGCGACCAGGTGGGCCAGTGAACGGTGCGGCATCGCCACGCCCTTGGGCGCGCCGGTGGATCCCGAGGTGAACAGGACGTAGGCGATGGAGTCGGGGGTGATCTCCTGGGTCACCTCGTCCGGGATCCGGGGCAGGTACGGCCGCTCGCCGTCCCCGGCGAAGATCTCCTCGGCCGTGAGGACGAGTCCCGGCCCGCCGACGGTGGCGCCGTGGGCGGCGTTCGCGATGATCCGGAAGGGGCGGGCCTGTTCGACCATGGCGGTCAGCCGGTCGGCCGGGTAGCCGACGTCCAGCGGCACGGTGGCCGCGCCCGCCTTCATGACGCCGAGGATGACGGCGATCGTCTCCGGCGAGCGGTCCATCGCGATGCCGATCCGGTCGCCGGGGCGGGAGCCGAGCGCGATCAGCTCGCGGGCCACCCGGTCGGCGGCGGCGTCCAGTTCGGCGTAGGTCCAGCGGCGTGCGCCGAAGACGAGGGCCGTCGCGTCCGGTGTCCGGGCGCTCTGCACCGCGACGGCGCGTACGACGTCCGGCGGTGCGGCGTCCAGTGGTGCGGCGTCCGGCGGTACGGCGTCCGGCGGTACGGCGTCCACCTGCCGGTCCCGCGCCGCGTCCTGCTCCGGGGCGGGCGCGAGGAAGCCGAAGTCGACTGCCTCGTCCGGGTGGTGGACCAGTCGGTCCAGGATCGCCGTGAACCGCTCGGCGTACAGGTCTGCCTGGGCCGGGGTGAAGGTCAGCCCGTGGTGGTCCAGGCGCAGTCGCACGGAGCCGTCCACCGGATCGGTCATGGCGTTGACGAGCAGCTGGAAGTTGGTCTCCTCCCAGGTCTTGAAGTCCAGGAGTCGGACCCCGGGCAGCTCGAAGACGGCGGCCAGCTGGCGGAAGTGGATGTAGTTGAAGGCGGTTTCGAGGACGGTGGAGCCCCGGTCCTCCTGGATCGCGCTGAGCGGGTAGCGGCGGTGCGCGTGGCTCTGCTGCTCCTGCCGGAAGGCGGACCGGACCACGTCCGCCCAGCTGTCGGCCGCGGTGCCGAGCCGTACGGGCATCGTGTTGAGGAACAGGCCGGCGATGCGGTCGGCATCCTCCAGCTCGGGGCGGCCGTGGGTGACGAGCCCGGTGGTGATGTCGTCGGAGCCGGAGAACAGGCCGAGGGTCAGGCAGTGGGCTGCGAACAGCACCGACTTCACGGGCAGCGTCCGCTCCCGGGCGAACAGGCCTATCTGGTCGGTGAGTTCGGCGGGCAGGTCCACGATCCTGGTGATCTGGGTGTCCGGCCCCGGGGCCTCGTGCCCGCGGAAGGCCTCCAGGCGCAGTAGCGGCGCGTCCCGCAGCCGCTCGCGCCAGAAGGCACGAGTCCGCTCCGACTCCAGGGCCTCGCGTTCGGCGCGTACGTGGTGCGCCGCCGAAGGGAGGTCCGTCTCGGCCACGGCGGCGATGGGGTGGCCCAGTCCGTGCAGGTAGTCCCGCAGCAGCTCGGCGACCAGGGTGGCCACGCTGCCGCCGTCGAGGATCGCGTGGTGGAAGCTCAGGACCAGCTCCAGGGTGTCCTCGCGGACGTGGGCGCGCAGGTGGTGGAGCGGGGCCTGCTCGAAGTCGTAGCGGTGGTAGCGGCGTTCGTCCACGTGGGCCTGGATCTCGGCGAGCGCCGCGGCCTCCTGGCGGCCGCGCAGGTCCACGACGTCGAAGCCGCCCGCCACCTGGTGGTCCACGATCTGGAGCGGTTCGGAGAAGGAGCCCAGGTCGAAGGAGGAACGCAGGACGGGGTGGCGTGCGACCAGCCGCTCGAAGGCGCGCCGGAAGCCCTCCTCGTCCCATGCGGCCGTGACGCTGTACTGGAAGACGTCGCGGTAGACGGCCGAGTCCTGCTCGGCCCGGCTGTGGTAGAGCAGTCCGAGCTGGAGGCGGGTCAGCGGGTAGGCGTCGGCGCGGCCTTCGAGGCGGGCCCGGTCGACGCCCGAGACCAGGGCGAAGGGGGCGAGTTCGGCGGCGGGCGCGGGGGCTTCGCCGCCGGTGGCCGACCTGGCGGCAAGCTGGCCGACGGTCGGCTGCTGCACGAGGTCCGTCAGGGAGAACACGATGCCGGCCTTCTCGGCCCGGGCGCGGATGCGCAGCATCGTGATGGAGTCCCCGCCGAGCGCGAAGTAGTCGTCGTGGATGCCGACGCGCTCTGCTTCCAGCACCTCCGCCCAGATCGCGGCGAGGGTCTCCTCGGTGGCGTTGCGCGGCGCCGCGTACGCGGAGCCGGCGGTGGCCGAGGGGGCCGGCAGGGCGCGGCGGTCGGCCTTGCCGTTCGGGGTGAGGGGGATCGCGTCGATCCGGATGAAGTGCGCCGGGACCATGAACTCCGGCAGCGCCGAGGCGAGTTCGCCGCGCAGCAGGGCCGGGCTGAGTTCGGTGTCCGCCACGTAGTAGCCGACGAGCAGGGTGCCCCGGCTCCCCGACCGGTGGTCGACGACGACGGCGTCCCGGACCCCGGCCACGGAGGCCAGCCGGTTCTGGACCTCACCGAGCTCCACCCGGTTGCCGCGGATCTTGACCTGGCCGTCGATGCGGCCGAGATACTCGATGGTGCCGTCGGCCAGCCGGCGGGCGAGGTCGCCGGTGCGGTAGAGCCGGCCGCCCGGGGAGAAGGGGTCCTCGGTGAACTTCTCCGCGGTCAGTTCGGGCCGTTCCAGGTAGCCGCGGGCGACCCCGACACCGCCGATGCACAGCTCGCCGGGGACACCGGCCGGCTGGAGGCCGCCGTGCGCGTCCAGGACGTAGAGCAGGGTGTTGTCGATGGGCCGGCCGATGGGGACCCGGCGGACCGGCCCGTCGGAGGCGGTGGGGCAGTCGTGGTACGACACGTCGACGGTGGCCTCGGTGGGCCCGTACAGGTTGACCAGCCGCGGGGCGCTCTCGCCGCGGGATCCGAAGACCCGGTTGAACTGCTCGACGCGTGCGGTGGGCAGGGCCTCGCCGCTGCAGAACACCCGGCGCAGGGAGGCGGCTTCGGTGCGCAGCTCCGGGCGGTCCTCCAGCAGGTCGAGGAAGGGGCCCAGCATCGAGGGGACGAAGTGCAGGGTGGTGACGCGCTGTTCGGCGATCCTGTGCAGGATCCCGCGCGGGTCGCGCTGGCCTCCGACGGGCAGCAGGGCGAGCCCCGCGCCCTCGATCGCCCACCAGAAGAGCTCCCACACGGAGACGTCGAAGGAGATCGGGGTCTTCTGGAGCAGGACGTCGCCCTCGCCGACCGGGTAGGCCTTCTGCATCCAGGCGAGGCGGTTGACCACCGAGTGGTGCTCGACCATGACCCCCTTGGGCCGGCCGGTGGAGCCGGAGGTGTAGATCACGTACGCGAGGTCGTGCGAGGTGGCCGCCTCCTGGAGCGGCTCGCCGGGGCCGGTCAGCAGCTGTTCGGTGCGCAGGACGGGGACGCCGTGCTCCTCGGTCGGCGTGCCGCCGTCGGTGAGCACCACCTTGGCCCGGCTGTCCCGGAGCAGGAAGCCGATCCGCTCGGCCGGGTAGCCGGGGTCGACGGGGACGTAGGCTCCGCCGGACTTGAGGACGCCGAGGAGGGCGACGATCAGCTGCGGTGAGCGGTCCATGTGGACGGCCACCCGGTCGCCGACGCCCACACCGTGGGCGCGCAGGGCGTGCGCCACCTGGTTGGAGCGGGTGTCGAGGTCCGCGTAGGTCAACGGCGGGGTCCCGTCGGCGCCGATGACGGCGGTCCGCTCCGGGGTGCGGGCGGCCTGTTCGGCGATCAGGCCGTGCACGGTCCGGTCGTCGGCGTACGGGACGACGGGCCCCTGCCACAGCTGCGTGAGGTCCTCGTACTCGGTCTCGTCCAGGATCGGCAGCGTCGCCGCGGGCCGGCCGGGCTCGGCGACTCCCGCGCCGATGAGGCGGAGCAGGTGCCCGGCGACGGAGGTGATGGGGTAGTCCTCGTCGAAGACGTCGAGGGCGTAGTCGAGGTCGACCCGCAGGTCGGCGTCGTCCTCGAAGGCGTGCACCATCACGGACAGCGCGTCCTGGTGGTGCACGGGCGCCAGGACTACGGAGTCCACCGTGGCGCCCGGGAGCGGGGCGGGCCGGGGGTGGCGCAGGTAGGAGAGGGTGACGTCGAACAGCCGGCGGGAGCCGGCGCCGACGGCCGGGAGGTCGCGGAGCACGTCGCCGAGGGCCAGCCGTTCGTGGCCGCGGAGTGCGTCCGTGGTGGTGCGGACGGAGGCGGCCAGCTCGTGCAGGGTGGCGGTGGGGCCGACCTGCACGCGCAGCGGGAGGTTGTTGGCCAGCTGGCCCACCGTCTCGAGGTCCGCTTCCGAGTGCCGGTTGCGGAAGGGGACGCCGAGCACCAGCTCCTCGGTGCGGTGCACGCGGGAGAAGTAGGCGGCGAAGGCGGCCGCGAGGTACGTGAACGGGGAGCTGCCCCCGCCGCGGATCCGGCGGACCAGGTCGGCGTCGACGGTGAAGGTGTGGCGGGCCCGGCGCCGCCCGCCGTCCGCGGGGGCCACGGTGGCGCGGGTGAACAGGGCGGGCTGGACGCCCTTGAGCGCGTCGCGGAAGTGGGCCCGGTCCTCTTCGAACGCACCGGAGGCGCGGTAGGCGGTGTCCGCCTCCACGAGAGCGGTGACGGGCCGGGGGGCGGGGCGGGCCGCGGGGGCGCCGCCGCCCGTGCGGTCGGCGTAGCGCTCCCACAGCTGCAGGCTGACCTGGTTCAGCGCCCAGGCATCGGCGATCAGGTGGTGGGCGTTGATGTGCACATGGGCGACGGAGGCACTCTCGCGCAGCACCGCGGCCGTGAACAGACGCGAACGCCGCAGGGTGAACGGGTGCGTGAAGGAGTGCTCCCGCCACGCCGCGCAGGCCGCCGCGGGGTCTGCGGCGCCGGAGAGGTCGACGTACTGGACCCAGGGACCCGCCTCCTCCTCGGCCTCGGTCCCGGCCACCCACTGGCAGGGAACTCCGTCCTGTTCGTCGAACCGCAGGGAGAACGCCTCGTTGTTCCGCAGGACGCCTTCCAGCGACTCCCGCAAGCTGTCCACGTCGACATCGCCGGCCAACCGCTCCTGGATGACCACGTTGAACTGGGGGTCACCCGGCGCGGTGGACTCGGCAGCCCAAATGTCTCGCTGGTAGGCGGACAGAGGGAGCTGGCGTGTTGCGAACATCGGCCTTCCTTCGCTCATTCGGACAGCCGGAATGTGTGCCGTCCGATGCTCAGGAGCCTACGTTTCCCTCAATCCGCTTCACCACTACTCGTATGAGTAGAGGTGAACCACTCGTTCAAGTAGTCAGGAACGGGAAGAATGTGATCCGCGCGATATTCCTCAAGGATTTCTCCGCGCCCTCGCTAACATCTCGGACATGACCACTCCGCTCCCCTCCCAGAAATCCGTCTTCCTGTCCGGCAGTGGGCCGGGGCTGCTGCTCGCGCATGGTGCGGGTAGTGACATCGAGGACAGCTACGGCCCGATCCTGGAAAGTCTCGCCGGCCGCCGAACCGTCGTCGGTCCGGATTATCCGGGGTCCGGGAATAATCCCGTTCCGGACCGTCCGCTGACGCTCGACGGGCTCGCCGACCACATTGTGGAAAGCGCCGTGCAATCCGGCGTACATTCATTTGCCATATCCGGATTCTCGATGGGTGTGGCGGTGTCCGTGCGGGCCGCCGTGCGCCATCCCGAACGCGTTACCGCTCTTGTTCTTTCCGCTGGATTCGCCCGCCCGAACGCACGCCTCGATCTGGCCATCGACACCTGGCGGGCACTCGGCGCACCGGGTGGGAGCGGCAGGGTCCTGGCCTCCTATCTCTCGCTGATGGTCGGCGGCACCCGCTGGCTCGACGCACGCTCCCACGAGGAGGTCGAGGATCAGGTCGAGCTGTTCTCCGCCGGAATGCCGCCGGGCACCGACGCGCAGCTCGCCCTCTTCGACGGCATCAACGTACGGGCCGACCTGGCGCGGATCGCGGTACCGGTGCTCGTCGTCTCGCCCCTGGGGGACCTCCTCATCACTCCCGTTCACTCCCGCGAACTCGTGGCCGGTATCCGGGGGGCCCGGCTGGCGACGCTCGACTGCGGTCACGCCATCGCCGCGGAGCGGCCGGCGGAGTGGGCCGAGCTGATCACCGAGTTCCTCGACACGGTCGACGGATGACCGCCGCGGGCGGTACGGGGCAGAGCTGCCCGTACCGCCCGGGCCTTGCCGCCCTCGCCTTACCGCCCGAGCCGGCCGGGGCGGCCGCTGCGGCCGGTCGTGGGCCCGGCGCCCGGCCCGCCGACCCCGGGATCGGGGTGACGCGGCCCGGGGGTGGGCGCCGGGCCCGGTCTCAGAGGCGCCCGGACGAGGGGGCCTTGCCCAGCGCCGTCACCGCGAGGGCCGCCGCGGCGAGCCCGCCGCCCAGCCACATCACCGCGTTGACCCCCGCGCCGTCCGCGGCCAGGCCCCCGGCCAGCGCGCCCAGGGCGATCGCCCCGTTGAACACGCCGACGAACAGTGAGGACGCGGCCTCGCGCGCCTCGGGAGCCGAAGCCAGCAGCCAGGTCTGGGTGCTGACCGAAACACCGCCGTAGGACAGTCCCCAGACGGCGAGCAGCACGCCCGCGGTCAGGACGGAGCCGCCGAGCACCGGTACCAGTGCGACCGTGGCCGCGAGTACCGCGCTGATCACCAGCAGGGTGCTCCGCGGGGACCGCCCGGCACCCGCGCCGGCCGCGAAGTTGCCCGCCACGCCCGCGACTCCGTACACGAGCAACAGCGTGCCGATCATCCCGGCGCTCGCCCCCGAGACCTCCTCCAGCACGGGGCGCACGTACGTGTAGGCGGCGAAGTGCCCGGTGACGAGCAGGCCCACCACCAGCAGTCCGGTGCGCACCCGCGCCTCGCCGAACAGCCGCATGACGCCGCTGAGGCGCACGTCCTGCTCGGCGGGCAGCCGCGGCAGCAGGACCGCAAGGGCGACCAGTACCACCAGCGCCAGGACGCCGATGGTCACGAACGCCGTCCGCCAGTCGGCCAGTTCGCCGATGTACGTACCGGCGGGCACGCCGAGCACCGAGGCCACCGCGATACCACTGAAGATCAACGAGGTCGCGGAGCCGATCGACTTGGGCGGCACCAGCCGTACGGCCAGGCCCGCCGCGATCGCCCAGACACCGCCCATGCCGACGCCGACCAGCACGCGGGCGGCCACCATCACCGCGAAGTTCGGCGACCACGCCGCGAGCAGGTTGCCCACCGTGAGGACCGCCATCAGCGCACACAGCACCGTCCGCCGGTCGATCCGCCCCAACAGCGGTGTCAGCAGCGGCGCCGAGACCGCTCCGACCAGGCCGGTGATGGTCAGGGTCAGTCCGGCGGTGCCCTCGGTCACCTTCAGCGCGTCCCCGATGGGCGTCAGCAGGCCCACGGGCAGCATCTCGGACGTCACCACCGTGAACGTCGCGCTCGAGACCGCCACGACGCCCAACCAGCCGCGGGTCGCGGAGCGCTCCGGCACCCCGGTGGTGTCTGCAATTTCCTCAGTCTGTGCCATGCGACCAGCCAACCCGTCCCGACCTGCGGGAACAACGGCCGATCCCTCATCCTTCGATGAGCTGGGCTACTTGATCGGCCGCGTCGGAGCGGCGGTGTAGAAAGGGAACCATGAGCGGTGTCGAGATACGCGAGCTGGAGACCTTCCTCGTGCTCGCGCAGGAGTTGCACTTCGGACGGGCGGGCGAGCGGCTGTACGTGTCCCAGAGCCGGGTCAGCCAGCTGCTGCGCTCGCTGGAGAGCCGCATCGGGGCCCCGCTCGTGGAGCGCACCAGCCGCCGGGTGCGCCTGACGCCGCTCGGGGAGAGCTTCCTCGCGGGCCTGCGCCCGGCGTACGACGCGCTGCGCGCCACGGTCGACGAGGCGCGGGCCGCCGCGCGGGGCATGGGCGGGGAGCTGCGCATCGGCTTCCAGGGCACCGTCGACGACTACCTCAGCCGGGCGATCGCCCTGTTCGGGGACCGGTATCCCGACTGCGCGATCGACATCGTCGAGATCCCGCTCTCCGACCCCTTCGGGCCGCTGCGCCGTCAGGAGGTGGACTGCGCGGTGGTGCTGCTGCCGGTCGCCGAGGACGACCTCGTCCTCGGTCCGGTCTTCTCCCGGCAGCCGCAGACCCTCGCCGTGTCCGTCCGGCACCCCTTCGCAGCCCGGGAATCGCTCTCCGCCGAGGAACTCGCCGACTGCCGGCTCATCGGCATCGACGGCGGCGCACCCGAGTACTGGCGACGGGCCCAGGCTCCCGGCCTGACCCCGGGCGGTCTCCCCGTACCGGCCGGGCCGAGCGTCAACACGCTGCAGGAAGGCCTGAGTCTGACGGCGGCCAATCGCGGCGCCATGCTGCTGTGCCGGTCCACGGCCGACTACCACGGGCGCCGCGACTCCCTCACCTTCGTCCCGGTGCAGGGCCTGCCCGACTCCGAACTGGGCCTCATCCGCCACCGCACCCGCCCCTCCGCCCAGGCGGAGGCCTTCGCCCTGGCGGTAACCGAAACGGCCGACCCGGCGGCCTGACCGTCGTCGGGGCACCTGCCCCCGTCTGCCTCACAAGCCCCGGGAACCGATCAGGTGCGCCAGGCCGCCCAGCACGCACCGGAGGCCGAAGGACCACACCGCGTCCGGGTCGTAGGCCCCCACCGCGCTGCCGACCCGGCCGGCGAGGGGGTAGCGCTCCGGGTCCATGGCCCGTTCCAGCAGGGGGGCACTGACGGCCCACCACTCCTCGTCGCTCTGGCGGCTGTTGTGCGCGGCGGCGTCGGCCGCGGCCAGGGCGTTCGCGTGGACGAAGCCGAGGAGGTGGGTCAGAGCCGCGTCCATCTCGGTATCGGTGAGGCCGATGCCCTCGAAGGCCGCCAGTTCGTACTCGTACTTCGCGATCACGCCGGGGCCCAGCGGCGGGCGGGTGACCGCCAGGTCCGCGATCCACGGGTGCCGGACGAGCAGGTCGCGGTTGTCGTCGGCGATGTGGGTGACCCGCTCCTGCCACGGGTCCCGCTCGCCGGGGGCCCGGCGGTCCATCCGCCGGTACGACTCGTCCAGCATCAGGTCGAGCAGTTCGGCCTTCCCGGGGACGTACGTGTACAGGGTCATCGGCGTCACCCCGAGCCGCTGGGCCAGCGCCCGCATGGTCAGCGCGGCCAGCCCCGCCTCGTCGGCGAGGGCGAGCCCGGCGCCGATCACGGCGTCCACGCTGAGCCCCTGCCGGGGCCCGCGCCGGCCGGGGCGGGCCGGCTCCTGGCCGGGCTCCCGCCACAGCAGCTCCAGGGTGCGCACGGGATCGCCCGCGCCGCTCCGGTCCTTGGCCATGCCGGTTCCTTCCCGTCGGGAAAACCAAAACTCAGTACACCGTATAGAGTACTATGTATAATGTAAGTCCGAGACGCCGCCACCGCGAGGAGTTCCGTGCAGATCGCCAGCACCGCAATATCCCTGACCGTCGACGACGTCCCCGCCTCCGCCACCTTCCTGGCCAGGCACTTCGGCTACACCGAAACCATGTCCGCCGAGGGCTTCGCCTCCCTCGGCCACCCCGACGGCCCCCAGGTGATCTTCCTGCGGCGCGGTATCGAGGTCCTCCCCGAGGGCTTCCGCGACCAGCACGTCGGCGGCCTGATCCTCGCCTTCACGGTGAACGACCTGCCCGGCGAGCACGCTCGCCTGCGCGCCGAGGGCGCCCCCATCGCGATGGAGCTGCGCGAGGAGCCCTGGGGCGAGCGGCTCTTCCAGGTCAGCGACCCG
This genomic window from Streptomyces sp. NBC_01351 contains:
- a CDS encoding non-ribosomal peptide synthetase, encoding MFATRQLPLSAYQRDIWAAESTAPGDPQFNVVIQERLAGDVDVDSLRESLEGVLRNNEAFSLRFDEQDGVPCQWVAGTEAEEEAGPWVQYVDLSGAADPAAACAAWREHSFTHPFTLRRSRLFTAAVLRESASVAHVHINAHHLIADAWALNQVSLQLWERYADRTGGGAPAARPAPRPVTALVEADTAYRASGAFEEDRAHFRDALKGVQPALFTRATVAPADGGRRRARHTFTVDADLVRRIRGGGSSPFTYLAAAFAAYFSRVHRTEELVLGVPFRNRHSEADLETVGQLANNLPLRVQVGPTATLHELAASVRTTTDALRGHERLALGDVLRDLPAVGAGSRRLFDVTLSYLRHPRPAPLPGATVDSVVLAPVHHQDALSVMVHAFEDDADLRVDLDYALDVFDEDYPITSVAGHLLRLIGAGVAEPGRPAATLPILDETEYEDLTQLWQGPVVPYADDRTVHGLIAEQAARTPERTAVIGADGTPPLTYADLDTRSNQVAHALRAHGVGVGDRVAVHMDRSPQLIVALLGVLKSGGAYVPVDPGYPAERIGFLLRDSRAKVVLTDGGTPTEEHGVPVLRTEQLLTGPGEPLQEAATSHDLAYVIYTSGSTGRPKGVMVEHHSVVNRLAWMQKAYPVGEGDVLLQKTPISFDVSVWELFWWAIEGAGLALLPVGGQRDPRGILHRIAEQRVTTLHFVPSMLGPFLDLLEDRPELRTEAASLRRVFCSGEALPTARVEQFNRVFGSRGESAPRLVNLYGPTEATVDVSYHDCPTASDGPVRRVPIGRPIDNTLLYVLDAHGGLQPAGVPGELCIGGVGVARGYLERPELTAEKFTEDPFSPGGRLYRTGDLARRLADGTIEYLGRIDGQVKIRGNRVELGEVQNRLASVAGVRDAVVVDHRSGSRGTLLVGYYVADTELSPALLRGELASALPEFMVPAHFIRIDAIPLTPNGKADRRALPAPSATAGSAYAAPRNATEETLAAIWAEVLEAERVGIHDDYFALGGDSITMLRIRARAEKAGIVFSLTDLVQQPTVGQLAARSATGGEAPAPAAELAPFALVSGVDRARLEGRADAYPLTRLQLGLLYHSRAEQDSAVYRDVFQYSVTAAWDEEGFRRAFERLVARHPVLRSSFDLGSFSEPLQIVDHQVAGGFDVVDLRGRQEAAALAEIQAHVDERRYHRYDFEQAPLHHLRAHVREDTLELVLSFHHAILDGGSVATLVAELLRDYLHGLGHPIAAVAETDLPSAAHHVRAEREALESERTRAFWRERLRDAPLLRLEAFRGHEAPGPDTQITRIVDLPAELTDQIGLFARERTLPVKSVLFAAHCLTLGLFSGSDDITTGLVTHGRPELEDADRIAGLFLNTMPVRLGTAADSWADVVRSAFRQEQQSHAHRRYPLSAIQEDRGSTVLETAFNYIHFRQLAAVFELPGVRLLDFKTWEETNFQLLVNAMTDPVDGSVRLRLDHHGLTFTPAQADLYAERFTAILDRLVHHPDEAVDFGFLAPAPEQDAARDRQVDAVPPDAVPPDAAPLDAAPPDVVRAVAVQSARTPDATALVFGARRWTYAELDAAADRVARELIALGSRPGDRIGIAMDRSPETIAVILGVMKAGAATVPLDVGYPADRLTAMVEQARPFRIIANAAHGATVGGPGLVLTAEEIFAGDGERPYLPRIPDEVTQEITPDSIAYVLFTSGSTGAPKGVAMPHRSLAHLVAWQNGIPSGVVGGVTAQYAPMSFDVSFQEIFSTLAGGGTLLLLSEDERRDMPALLRLLDREGVERICLPYVALQQLAETADALGLAPRSLRALLSSGEQLRVTDEIRALCAALPGVLLENQYGPTESHVVTAYTMQGDPAAFPALPPIGRAIAGSAVHVLDGRMRPVPAGVRGELYLSGACLAEGYVGRPDLTEERFVPHPSAEAAAAGQRLYRTGDLGFALPSGDVVCLGRADAQVKVRGYRVEPAEVELAITRFAAGHPGIAETAVVARRREGNDSFLAAFLTGDPDGADLTLLRKQLRTVLPEYMMPSHFEWLAALPLTPSGKRDDKALRDAPLSTGAAADAAAAPRDAYEETLVEIVGDLLQLPALGVHDNIFDLGATSLTAMRLVVQIEQRYGISVPLSEFVSAPTVAELAARLRSGEAMTAFDPLVPIRPAGSKRPMFFVHPMGGNVLCYVRFAKYLEDDRPFYALQAAGGDPGTEPLRSVEEIAASYIEAMRRVQPSGPYVIGGWSFGGFVAFEIARQLRAAGEEIARLVLLDTTALNPGRRLTTDDEALLGWFFWELLWLRRGGDSPLELIPDRLTTLEEKFDFIAQLAIDEGVLPAGSTGAVVRRLFHVYEANWKAAFAYRPEVVDQDMVLIHAAEPLPGVLNSMHTAIESMHADPSNGWRERTSGALDVVDVPGDHLTIMEEPYVAHMVRVVTELIGQ
- a CDS encoding alpha/beta fold hydrolase, whose translation is MTTPLPSQKSVFLSGSGPGLLLAHGAGSDIEDSYGPILESLAGRRTVVGPDYPGSGNNPVPDRPLTLDGLADHIVESAVQSGVHSFAISGFSMGVAVSVRAAVRHPERVTALVLSAGFARPNARLDLAIDTWRALGAPGGSGRVLASYLSLMVGGTRWLDARSHEEVEDQVELFSAGMPPGTDAQLALFDGINVRADLARIAVPVLVVSPLGDLLITPVHSRELVAGIRGARLATLDCGHAIAAERPAEWAELITEFLDTVDG
- a CDS encoding MFS transporter, translated to MAQTEEIADTTGVPERSATRGWLGVVAVSSATFTVVTSEMLPVGLLTPIGDALKVTEGTAGLTLTITGLVGAVSAPLLTPLLGRIDRRTVLCALMAVLTVGNLLAAWSPNFAVMVAARVLVGVGMGGVWAIAAGLAVRLVPPKSIGSATSLIFSGIAVASVLGVPAGTYIGELADWRTAFVTIGVLALVVLVALAVLLPRLPAEQDVRLSGVMRLFGEARVRTGLLVVGLLVTGHFAAYTYVRPVLEEVSGASAGMIGTLLLVYGVAGVAGNFAAGAGAGRSPRSTLLVISAVLAATVALVPVLGGSVLTAGVLLAVWGLSYGGVSVSTQTWLLASAPEAREAASSLFVGVFNGAIALGALAGGLAADGAGVNAVMWLGGGLAAAALAVTALGKAPSSGRL
- a CDS encoding LysR family transcriptional regulator; the encoded protein is MSGVEIRELETFLVLAQELHFGRAGERLYVSQSRVSQLLRSLESRIGAPLVERTSRRVRLTPLGESFLAGLRPAYDALRATVDEARAAARGMGGELRIGFQGTVDDYLSRAIALFGDRYPDCAIDIVEIPLSDPFGPLRRQEVDCAVVLLPVAEDDLVLGPVFSRQPQTLAVSVRHPFAARESLSAEELADCRLIGIDGGAPEYWRRAQAPGLTPGGLPVPAGPSVNTLQEGLSLTAANRGAMLLCRSTADYHGRRDSLTFVPVQGLPDSELGLIRHRTRPSAQAEAFALAVTETADPAA
- a CDS encoding TetR/AcrR family transcriptional regulator, whose amino-acid sequence is MAKDRSGAGDPVRTLELLWREPGQEPARPGRRGPRQGLSVDAVIGAGLALADEAGLAALTMRALAQRLGVTPMTLYTYVPGKAELLDLMLDESYRRMDRRAPGERDPWQERVTHIADDNRDLLVRHPWIADLAVTRPPLGPGVIAKYEYELAAFEGIGLTDTEMDAALTHLLGFVHANALAAADAAAHNSRQSDEEWWAVSAPLLERAMDPERYPLAGRVGSAVGAYDPDAVWSFGLRCVLGGLAHLIGSRGL